In Sideroxyarcus emersonii, one DNA window encodes the following:
- a CDS encoding protein kinase domain-containing protein, which translates to MNQIEPNRGKKPKGATANVLALPEQHQLYEYQIQRTLGGGAFGITYLARDTNLDLTVAIKEYMPMDLSVRDGSQHVRANSDESQELFQWGLERFIDEARVLANFRHPNIVRVLRYFKANGTAYIVMEYESGEPLKNWMSAHSPIDPEGLLAVINPLLDGLELMHKGDFLHRDIKPDNVYIRRDGTPVLLDFGAARRVTPDRELTAIFSPGFAPFEQYHSHGNQGPWTDIYSLAAVMYWMIGGEKPTEAAARLKNHAMVPAVGIDRNNLFPAAFLEAIDWALETEESQRPQSIPEFRTRLNQSLAGPTAVSRAGTEANRLDFHIDSNTRFNANFQTEANGKRNFICTLMFLDIVAYSKCSVDEQFSLKSEFNQIISARLSHIPHDSRITLDTGDGAAICFMGDPEEVLHAAEEIQKMFLAQQRLQVRMGLHIGPIRILNDLNNRNNLIGDGINVAQRVMSFADNNQLLVSRAYYDVVSCLSDDAAKRFRRLGEHRDKHDRPHELYAVISQVGEDDGGVRTRLMPQPEAEAAKPIDAESVEILGAELCRLIGPLAPILVRKAVARARSVDDLREILSQSITDPVQKQSFLSSSGRQLDLSAISSITGGSQSTGSRSKMNDMGSAKPGITNTLKSALTEEDVARLEKLFVQFIGPVGRILMKNELKKTDDYRHLCEQLAQHIDNPEARASFIGKLAGPI; encoded by the coding sequence ATGAACCAGATCGAGCCGAACAGGGGGAAGAAGCCGAAGGGCGCAACGGCCAATGTGCTGGCGCTGCCCGAGCAGCATCAGCTCTACGAATACCAGATCCAGCGCACGCTCGGGGGCGGCGCATTCGGGATCACCTATCTGGCGCGCGACACCAATCTCGATCTGACCGTGGCCATCAAGGAATACATGCCCATGGACCTGTCGGTGCGGGATGGTTCGCAGCATGTCCGGGCCAACAGCGACGAGTCGCAGGAGCTGTTCCAGTGGGGGCTGGAGCGATTCATCGACGAGGCCAGGGTGCTGGCCAATTTCCGCCACCCCAACATCGTGCGGGTCCTGCGCTACTTCAAGGCGAACGGCACCGCCTATATCGTGATGGAATACGAATCGGGGGAGCCGCTCAAGAACTGGATGTCGGCGCATTCCCCGATCGATCCGGAAGGCCTGCTTGCCGTGATCAACCCGCTGCTGGACGGCCTCGAACTGATGCACAAGGGCGATTTCCTGCATCGCGACATCAAGCCCGACAACGTCTATATCCGGCGCGACGGAACCCCTGTGCTGCTGGACTTCGGTGCAGCCAGGCGGGTGACGCCGGATCGTGAGCTGACCGCCATCTTCAGTCCCGGTTTCGCCCCGTTCGAGCAGTACCACTCGCATGGCAACCAGGGCCCGTGGACCGATATCTATTCGCTGGCAGCCGTGATGTACTGGATGATCGGCGGCGAGAAGCCGACGGAAGCGGCGGCGCGCCTGAAGAACCATGCCATGGTGCCCGCGGTCGGCATCGACCGCAACAACCTGTTCCCGGCCGCGTTCCTGGAGGCGATAGACTGGGCGCTGGAGACGGAAGAAAGCCAGCGTCCCCAGAGCATCCCGGAATTCCGCACGCGGCTCAACCAGTCGCTGGCCGGCCCCACGGCGGTATCGCGCGCCGGTACGGAGGCAAACCGGCTCGATTTCCATATCGATTCGAATACCCGCTTCAATGCCAACTTCCAGACCGAGGCGAACGGCAAGCGCAATTTCATCTGCACGCTGATGTTCCTCGATATCGTTGCCTACTCGAAATGCTCGGTCGACGAGCAGTTTTCGCTGAAGTCGGAATTCAACCAGATCATCTCCGCGCGGCTGTCGCACATCCCGCATGATTCAAGGATCACGCTGGATACCGGCGACGGCGCCGCGATCTGCTTCATGGGCGATCCGGAAGAGGTGCTGCACGCCGCGGAAGAGATCCAGAAGATGTTCCTGGCGCAGCAGCGCCTGCAGGTGCGCATGGGATTGCATATCGGACCCATCCGCATCCTCAACGACCTGAACAACCGCAACAACCTGATCGGCGACGGGATCAACGTCGCGCAGCGGGTGATGAGCTTCGCCGACAACAACCAGTTGCTGGTGTCGCGTGCCTATTACGATGTGGTCTCGTGCCTGTCGGACGACGCGGCCAAACGCTTCCGCAGGCTGGGCGAGCACCGCGACAAGCATGATCGCCCCCACGAACTGTATGCGGTGATCTCGCAGGTGGGGGAAGACGATGGCGGCGTGCGCACCCGGTTGATGCCGCAGCCGGAAGCGGAGGCGGCGAAGCCGATCGATGCGGAGAGCGTCGAGATCCTGGGCGCCGAATTGTGCCGGTTGATCGGCCCGCTGGCGCCGATCCTGGTGCGCAAGGCGGTCGCCCGGGCAAGGTCGGTCGACGACCTGCGCGAGATATTGAGCCAGAGCATCACGGACCCGGTACAGAAGCAGTCGTTCCTCTCCAGCTCGGGCCGGCAATTGGATCTCAGCGCCATTTCCAGTATCACCGGGGGCTCGCAAAGTACGGGCAGCAGGTCTAAGATGAACGACATGGGTTCTGCGAAACCCGGTATCACGAACACGCTGAAGTCGGCGCTGACTGAAGAGGATGTTGCCAGGCTTGAGAAACTGTTCGTTCAATTCATCGGTCCGGTCGGGCGCATCCTGATGAAGAACGAACTGAAAAAGACCGACGATTATCGGCATCTGTGCGAGCAGCTGGCTCAGCACATCGATAACCCGGAAGCCAGGGCATCGTTCATCGGCAAGCTGGCCGGCCCCATCTGA
- a CDS encoding SDR family oxidoreductase, whose product MNRKTAVITGASSGIGQELARLFAADGYDLIVSARRVERLQQLASELRDACGTAVRIVPMDIAQPGAADALWQVIRDIAPAVDVLVNNAGVGDSGPFALERPEAIERMIQLDISALTLLTRHALPGMIERGHGRILNVASLAGFQPGGPGMSVYYASKSYVLSFSRGIRRELRGSGVSVTALCPGPTRTEFEETAGAQGTLLFYWSRPMEARTVALAGYRAMQRGCGVAVPGLLNKLLAAGARFSPAAIALEVNRFLLAVRR is encoded by the coding sequence ATGAACAGGAAGACGGCAGTGATCACCGGGGCATCCAGCGGTATCGGGCAGGAATTGGCGCGCCTGTTTGCGGCGGACGGTTACGACCTGATCGTGTCGGCACGCCGGGTGGAGCGATTGCAGCAATTGGCGAGCGAGCTGCGCGATGCCTGCGGTACCGCGGTTCGCATCGTTCCGATGGACATCGCACAGCCGGGTGCGGCCGACGCGCTGTGGCAGGTGATCCGCGATATCGCGCCCGCGGTCGACGTGCTGGTGAACAACGCCGGTGTCGGCGATTCCGGCCCATTCGCGCTGGAGCGCCCGGAAGCCATCGAGCGCATGATCCAGCTCGACATCTCCGCGCTGACGTTGCTCACGCGCCATGCACTGCCGGGCATGATTGAACGCGGGCACGGCCGCATACTCAATGTTGCCTCGCTGGCCGGTTTCCAGCCGGGCGGGCCCGGCATGTCGGTGTATTACGCGAGCAAAAGCTATGTGCTGTCGTTTTCGCGTGGCATCCGGCGCGAATTGCGCGGCAGCGGGGTGAGCGTGACCGCATTGTGTCCCGGTCCCACGCGCACCGAATTCGAGGAAACCGCCGGTGCGCAGGGGACGCTGCTGTTCTACTGGTCGAGGCCGATGGAGGCGCGCACCGTGGCGCTTGCCGGCTATCGGGCGATGCAGCGCGGATGCGGGGTGGCGGTGCCGGGCTTGCTGAACAAGCTGCTGGCGGCCGGCGCGAGGTTCTCGCCCGCGGCCATCGCACTGGAGGTCAACCGCTTCCTGCTGGCGGTGCGGCGCTAG
- a CDS encoding outer membrane lipoprotein-sorting protein: MREHVAMRRVFGALLFGLCCLGGPAAAVPDANRILQDADRARGGSLPGIVWEIRVTSHDADRVAEPQRMRVMAMGDASVAETLEPARLKGYRVLQVGRDMWLARPGLSRPVPISPHQRLIGQAANGDIAATNYAGDYDARLAGTEPLAGEACYVLDLHAKNKRVTYDRIRYWVSVRRMVGIKAEFESVSGKLLKTARFEYGNTIEAGGKSLPFVSRMVIEDALSDAETTMEFSGVQVRQIDASAFDLGQAQ; this comes from the coding sequence ATGCGTGAACACGTTGCCATGCGGCGGGTCTTCGGCGCGCTGCTGTTCGGGCTGTGCTGTCTGGGCGGTCCCGCAGCGGCGGTGCCCGATGCGAACCGCATCCTGCAGGATGCCGACCGTGCGCGCGGCGGCAGCCTGCCCGGCATCGTATGGGAGATCAGGGTGACCTCGCATGACGCCGACCGCGTGGCCGAGCCGCAGCGCATGCGGGTCATGGCGATGGGCGATGCCAGCGTGGCGGAGACGCTGGAACCCGCCCGCCTCAAGGGTTACCGGGTGCTGCAGGTGGGGCGCGACATGTGGCTGGCGCGTCCTGGCCTGTCCAGGCCGGTGCCCATCTCCCCGCACCAGCGCCTGATCGGGCAGGCCGCCAATGGCGACATCGCGGCGACCAACTATGCGGGCGATTACGATGCGCGGCTGGCCGGCACGGAGCCGCTGGCCGGCGAAGCGTGCTATGTGCTCGACCTGCATGCGAAGAACAAACGGGTCACTTACGACCGCATCCGTTACTGGGTCTCGGTCAGGCGCATGGTCGGCATCAAGGCCGAGTTCGAATCGGTCAGCGGCAAGCTGCTGAAGACGGCGCGCTTCGAATACGGCAACACGATCGAAGCCGGAGGGAAGTCCCTCCCCTTCGTCAGCAGGATGGTCATCGAGGACGCGCTGTCCGATGCCGAAACGACGATGGAATTTTCCGGGGTGCAGGTCCGGCAGATCGATGCGTCCGCATTCGATCTCGGCCAGGCGCAATAG
- a CDS encoding cytochrome-c peroxidase yields MERNAIKSIPVGGFRAMVLSLALAGFAPAGHAVDLSGWKLPQVPVPADNPQSAAKIALGHQLSFDPRLSKNDAMSCAGCHLPAAGGGGPTARAFGQGGELGRWAPTWDNSGYYTSQFWDGRAVSLEEQTGALPGHMGPITSPGEMGEDINNVVAKLNAIPAYRKQFNQVFGADATPENVAKAIAAFERTLVSGNAPFQRYVKGDKKALSPAAKRGFEVFRGKGLCITCHTPPLLTDNGFHNIGTPQVGPLKEDLGRYAVSKDEADKGKFKTPSLYNSASLAFFMHDGSFSTLRQVVEHYNRGGDPSVANQDPLIMPLKLSEQEQEDLIAFLQSLTDESLNRIQRPALP; encoded by the coding sequence ATGGAACGAAACGCAATCAAGTCCATTCCCGTCGGCGGATTCCGTGCGATGGTCCTGTCTCTGGCGCTGGCGGGGTTTGCTCCGGCAGGGCATGCGGTAGACCTGTCCGGCTGGAAGCTGCCGCAGGTTCCCGTGCCCGCGGACAATCCGCAGTCCGCCGCCAAGATCGCACTGGGCCACCAGCTGTCGTTCGATCCGCGCCTGTCGAAGAACGACGCCATGAGCTGTGCCGGCTGCCACCTGCCTGCCGCAGGCGGCGGCGGGCCGACCGCAAGGGCCTTCGGCCAGGGCGGCGAGCTGGGGCGGTGGGCGCCCACTTGGGATAATTCTGGCTATTACACCTCGCAGTTCTGGGATGGCCGCGCAGTATCCCTGGAAGAACAGACCGGCGCCTTGCCCGGCCACATGGGGCCGATCACTTCGCCGGGCGAGATGGGCGAAGACATCAACAACGTGGTGGCGAAACTGAATGCCATCCCCGCCTACAGGAAGCAGTTCAACCAGGTGTTCGGCGCGGATGCGACGCCGGAGAACGTTGCCAAGGCCATCGCCGCGTTCGAGCGTACGCTGGTGTCCGGCAATGCGCCGTTCCAGCGCTATGTGAAGGGTGACAAGAAGGCGCTCTCTCCCGCCGCGAAACGCGGTTTCGAGGTGTTCCGCGGCAAGGGGCTGTGCATCACCTGCCATACGCCGCCGCTGTTGACCGACAACGGTTTCCACAACATCGGCACGCCGCAGGTCGGGCCGCTCAAGGAAGACCTGGGCCGTTATGCGGTGAGCAAGGACGAGGCGGACAAGGGCAAGTTCAAGACGCCGTCGCTGTACAACTCGGCATCGCTGGCCTTCTTCATGCACGATGGCTCGTTCTCCACGCTGCGCCAGGTGGTCGAGCATTACAACCGCGGTGGCGATCCCAGTGTGGCGAACCAGGACCCGCTGATCATGCCGCTGAAACTCAGCGAGCAGGAACAGGAGGATCTGATCGCTTTCCTGCAGAGCCTGACCGACGAAAGCCTCAACCGCATCCAGCGTCCAGCGCTGCCATGA
- the mltF gene encoding membrane-bound lytic murein transglycosylase MltF — protein MRSLLPLQLAVVLALCAWLWMKTTAVDPLPDWRQGELVVIVPPPDMETENAFDTELAGLFAQQLQVKLKTVPLAIDQALPALAAHKAHLATGMRSTTDYPLHFSKSYQSLDELVICHGATPDDIDNLARHTLVVAAGSPQETALREVRRDHDRLSWSSRRDTSPVELLEEVADGKLDCTVANEEQLATARNFYPELGSALDLDSPTDLSLAFARDSDPQLFDEAQLFLTHIKQDGTLRHLIDRYYGYNERLDSINAEAFITQTRTLLPHYRHWFEEAADLTGIDWKLLAALSYQESHWDPNATSYTNVRGMMMLTEETADRMNVEDRLDPHGSILAGARYLQLLKEQLPLRINDEDRLWMALAAYNQGMGHLEDARILASESGLNPDIWADVKRMMPLLSRPSFYKKTKHGRARGGEAVILVETVRLYSDMLKRLEAQKSLYQLPPVLKRSFVGSLIK, from the coding sequence ATGCGAAGTCTATTACCCCTGCAACTCGCGGTTGTCCTCGCGCTGTGTGCCTGGCTCTGGATGAAGACCACCGCTGTCGACCCCTTGCCGGACTGGCGCCAGGGCGAACTGGTGGTGATCGTGCCGCCCCCCGACATGGAGACGGAGAACGCCTTCGATACCGAACTGGCGGGTCTGTTCGCCCAGCAGTTGCAGGTGAAACTCAAGACCGTTCCGCTGGCGATAGACCAGGCGCTGCCTGCCCTGGCGGCGCACAAGGCGCATCTGGCGACCGGCATGCGCAGCACCACCGACTACCCCCTGCATTTCAGCAAATCCTACCAATCGCTGGACGAACTGGTGATCTGCCACGGCGCCACGCCGGACGACATCGACAATCTCGCCAGGCACACGCTGGTGGTGGCAGCCGGATCGCCGCAGGAAACCGCCCTGCGCGAAGTCCGGCGCGACCATGACAGGCTGTCATGGAGTTCCCGTCGCGACACCTCCCCCGTCGAATTGCTGGAAGAGGTGGCCGACGGCAAGCTCGACTGTACGGTGGCCAACGAGGAGCAACTGGCGACAGCGCGCAACTTCTATCCGGAGCTGGGCAGCGCGCTCGATCTCGATTCCCCGACCGACCTGTCGCTGGCATTTGCCAGGGACAGCGACCCGCAGCTGTTCGACGAAGCGCAGCTCTTCCTCACCCATATCAAGCAGGACGGCACCCTGCGCCACCTGATCGACCGCTACTACGGTTACAACGAACGCCTCGATTCGATCAACGCGGAAGCCTTCATCACGCAGACACGCACCCTGCTGCCGCATTACCGGCACTGGTTCGAGGAAGCCGCCGACCTCACCGGTATCGACTGGAAACTGCTCGCTGCGCTGTCCTACCAGGAATCGCACTGGGACCCGAACGCCACCTCCTACACCAATGTACGCGGCATGATGATGCTGACCGAGGAGACCGCCGACCGGATGAACGTGGAAGACCGGCTCGACCCGCACGGCAGCATCCTGGCCGGCGCCCGCTACCTGCAGTTGCTCAAGGAACAGCTGCCGCTGCGCATCAACGATGAAGACCGCCTGTGGATGGCCCTGGCCGCATACAACCAGGGCATGGGACACCTGGAAGATGCACGCATCCTGGCCAGCGAATCGGGATTGAACCCGGACATCTGGGCCGACGTGAAGCGCATGATGCCGCTGCTCTCGCGGCCGTCCTTCTACAAGAAGACCAAACACGGCAGGGCGCGCGGCGGCGAGGCGGTGATCCTGGTCGAAACGGTGCGCCTGTATAGCGACATGCTGAAACGGCTGGAAGCGCAGAAATCGCTGTATCAGTTGCCGCCAGTGCTGAAACGCAGCTTCGTCGGCAGCCTGATCAAATAG
- a CDS encoding DUF3365 domain-containing protein — protein sequence MGIRFKLNLVLIAVFVIGFATAGAVSYQLLQENARDEVLHNASLMMESAYSVRTYTVEQIQPKLIAQLDTVFLPQTVPAYAATETFAELRKKYPDYSYKEATLNPTNPRDRASDWEADIINNFRQNGEVKQIVAERDTPTGRQLYIAKPIKISNPACLQCHTSAESSPPSMVKVYGVANGFGWQLNDIVGAQVVTVPMDVPMGKARKTFATFITSLFVIFSVIFIILNLMLTYLIINPIRRISQSADKISNGEFGEPELSEAGKDEMSALSGSFNRMRRSLEKAIQMMED from the coding sequence ATGGGAATTCGATTCAAATTAAATCTGGTTCTGATCGCGGTCTTCGTCATCGGATTTGCCACTGCGGGGGCGGTGTCATACCAACTGTTGCAGGAGAACGCGCGTGACGAAGTCCTCCACAATGCCTCGCTGATGATGGAGTCGGCCTATTCCGTGCGCACCTATACGGTCGAGCAGATCCAGCCCAAGCTGATCGCGCAACTGGATACGGTGTTCCTGCCGCAGACCGTTCCCGCCTACGCCGCCACGGAGACCTTCGCCGAGCTGAGGAAGAAATATCCTGACTACAGCTACAAGGAGGCCACGCTCAACCCGACCAACCCGCGCGACCGGGCGAGCGACTGGGAGGCGGATATCATCAACAATTTCCGCCAGAACGGCGAGGTCAAGCAGATCGTGGCGGAACGCGACACCCCGACCGGGCGCCAGCTCTATATCGCCAAGCCCATCAAGATCAGCAATCCGGCCTGCCTGCAGTGCCATACCTCGGCCGAATCGTCGCCGCCCAGCATGGTCAAGGTCTACGGCGTTGCCAACGGGTTCGGCTGGCAGCTGAACGACATCGTGGGGGCGCAGGTGGTGACCGTGCCGATGGATGTGCCGATGGGCAAGGCAAGGAAGACGTTCGCGACCTTCATCACGTCGCTGTTCGTGATCTTCAGCGTGATCTTCATCATCCTGAACCTGATGCTGACCTATCTGATCATCAACCCGATCCGCCGCATCTCGCAGTCGGCGGACAAGATCAGCAATGGCGAGTTCGGCGAACCCGAGCTGTCGGAGGCCGGCAAGGACGAGATGTCCGCGCTGTCGGGCTCCTTCAACCGCATGCGCAGGAGCCTCGAAAAGGCCATCCAGATGATGGAAGACTGA